In Pectinophora gossypiella chromosome 1, ilPecGoss1.1, whole genome shotgun sequence, one genomic interval encodes:
- the LOC126370415 gene encoding nucleolar protein 58, which produces MLVLFETPAGYAIFKLLDESKLSEIDDLYQEFNTPEGASSVVKLKNFVKFEDTTEALAATTAAIEGKISKPLKKALKKYVCKEVQDQLLVGDSKLGSAIKEKFDLQCVSNTNVQELLRCIRSQMDSLLAGLPKKEMTAMALGLAHSLSRYKLKFSPDKIDTMIVQAQCLLDDLDKELNNYIMRCREWYGWHFPELGKIITDNTLFVKIVKLIGTRDNASQTDLSDILPEDLEEKVKEAAEISMGTEISEDDIINIQNLCDEIISITDYRTHLTDYLKARMMAMAPNLTVLIGEHIGARLIAHAGSLMNLAKHPASTVQIFGAEKALFRALKTKKDTPKYGLIYHAQLVGQCSTKNKGKMSRMLAAKAALATRVDAFGEDVSFELGAEHKVKLENRLRLLEEGNLRRISGTGKAKAKFEKYHSKSEVFQYPVAGDSTLGKKPVKREHSPEEDGHTSKKMKLEDGANDVTPKKKVKVEVKEEAEEDGAEPTSEKKKKKKSLEAAQAQAEEPEAEAEPVTPKSEKKKKKKKKSLSEE; this is translated from the exons ATGCTGGTTTTGTTCGAGACCCCGGCGGGGTACGCTATTTTCAAG TTGCTGGATGAGTCCAAGTTATCAGAGATTGATGATCTCTACCAGGAGTTCAACACCCCAGAGGGAGCTTCCTCTGT AGTGAAACTAAAGAACTTTGTCAAGTTTGAAGACACTACAGAGGCTTTGGCCGCCACCACTGCAGCTATTGAGGGTAAGATCTCCAAGCCACTGAAGAAAGCATTGAAGAAGTATGTTTGCAAGGAAGTCCAGGACCAACTTCTGGTTGGAGACTCGAAGCTTGGCAGTGCTATTAAGGAGAAATTTGATCTACAATGTGTCTCAAATACCAATGTCCAGGAATTGCTCAGATGCATCCGTTCCCAGATGGACAGCCTCCTCGCTGGCCTCCCGAAGAAAGAGATGACGGCTATGGCTCTCGGTCTTGCTCACTCCCTGTCCAGATATAAGCTCAAGTTCTCCCCTGATAAGATTGATACTATGATCGTCCAGGCACAGTGCCTCCTTGATGACTTAGACAAGGAATTGAATAACTACATCATGAGGTGCCGTGAGTGGTATGGCTGGCACTTCCCTGAGCTGGGGAAGATTATCACTGACAACACATTGTTTGTGAAAATTGTCAAACTCATTGGTACACGTGACAATGCTTCACAGACCGATCTCTCAGACATTTTACCTGAAGATTTAGAAGAAAAAGTTAAGGAGGCAGCTGAGATTTCCATGGGAACGGAAATTTCTgaggatgacatcataaatataCAGAATTTGTGTGACGAAATAATTTCAATTACAGACTATAGGACACACTTGACAGATTACTTGAAGGCTAGGATGATGGCTATGGCACCTAACCTGACAGTATTGATTGGTGAACACATTGGTGCTAGGCTTATTGCTCATGCTGGATCATTGATGAATTTGGCCAAACATCCGGCTTCTACTGTACAGATTTTCGGTGCAGAAAAAGCTCTATTCCGTGCTTTGAAGACGAAGAAGGATACTCCAAAATATGGTCTGATCTATCACGCTCAACTTGTAGGACAGTGTAGTACAAAGAATAAGGGAAAGATGTCCCGTATGTTGGCAGCGAAGGCTGCTTTAGCAACAAGAGTAGATGCCTTCGGAGAGGATGTGTCGTTTGAACTTGGTGCTGAGCATAAAGTGAAGTTGGAAAATAGACTGCGACTTCTAGAAGAGGGCAACTTAAGGAGGATCAGTGGCACTGGCAAAGCTAAAGCAAAATTCGAGAAATATCACAGCAAATC TGAGGTGTTCCAATACCCAGTGGCGGGAGACAGCACTTTGGGCAAGAAGCCAGTGAAGCGGGAGCACTCTCCAGAGGAGGACGGTCACACGTCCAAGAAGATGAAGTTAGAAGACGGGGctaatgat GTAACACCAAAAAAGAAGGTGAAAGTGGAAGTCAAAGAGGAGGCTGAGGAAGATGGTGCAGAGCCCACGTctgagaaaaagaaaaagaagaagtctCTAGAGGCCGCGCAAGCGCAGGCCGAGGAACCCGAGGCCGAGGCTGAGCCCGTTACCCCCAAGAgcgagaagaaaaagaagaagaagaaaaagtccCTCTCAGAAGAATAG